GGCTTCTGGATTCCTGCTTGCGCAGGAATGACAAAAAGTGCAAAAGTATAGTTATAAAATAAAAGGTAACTATTTACTGCTTCCCCCATTGGATATATTCTTCAGACCATTTTATCGTCTTTTCAGCAAGGGCGATAGCTTCTGTCACATCATTTTCTAAAATTTCGCCCCAATAGCCAGGATAGCGACTTTCAACAGCGTAAGGGGTTAATATACCAATATCTGATAACTCTGATGGAATTAAAATCCCAGCCATTTCGAAAGTATCAAGGAGCTCTTCAAGGTCATGGGTAAAAGGGAAATCAACTTTACAAAAGACAAGAATCGCTTTGAGTGCTTTTTCAACACACTGTTGAGCATGGAAACATATCTGTTCTGGTAGAACATCTTGCTTTATTCCGAGTTTTGCAAGTTTTAAGTCACTTTTAGCATGTAGCAGCCATTCTTCCGAAGAAGCAGGGATACGCTTCTTATGTAGGT
The bacterium genome window above contains:
- a CDS encoding HEPN domain-containing protein; translated protein: MNYLHKKRIPASSEEWLLHAKSDLKLAKLGIKQDVLPEQICFHAQQCVEKALKAILVFCKVDFPFTHDLEELLDTFEMAGILIPSELSDIGILTPYAVESRYPGYWGEILENDVTEAIALAEKTIKWSEEYIQWGKQ